From the Paenibacillus tianjinensis genome, the window GTTGCATATTGGCCCGTCAAGCCAATCAAGCTTCGAACCTTTCGAGCATCTTTGGTGACGTCTTTGCCAAAAATCATTCCTTTGCCTTTTGACACTTTAGTAATCGTTGCAAGCATTCGTAAGAAAGTTGTTTTTCCTGCACCATTCGGACCCAGAATACCGAAGATCTCTCCTTTCTTAATATCCAAAGAAATACCATCGACTGCTCGCTTGTTAGGAAATTCTTTAACGATCTCTTTAGTTGAAACGGCCAGATCTGTCATTTTGTTTTCCCCTTTGCACATTTAGTAAGGTTACCTGATTAATAATATAAGGTACCCTGATTAAATTGTCAACAGCATGATTTGAATTACTTCGGTGACCTGATAAAATAGAAGGGTACAGAGAACAAATAAGGGGAAATGATTGTGGACGAAAAACAATTAAACGTCGATATAACCACGAATTTTATGAAATATAATGATTTACTTACGGCGTTCTTAAAAGAAAATATACTTAAAGGCGGCAGCATGTTTACCTCTTTAAATCGAGGGCAAGGGAAAATATTGAGTATCCTTCAGCAGACACCAAGTATTTCCCAAAAGGAATTAGTCAATCAATTGGATATGCGCCCGCAATCTGCTTCTGAAATGATTAAAAAGCTAGAGAAAAAGGGATTTATCGAGCGTTATAAATCTGAAGAGGATCAACGCGTGATGATGATTACGCTAACTAAAGCCGGCAAAGTAGTTTTAAATCAAACCGGAGATTTTCAGCCTGTATTTTTAAATGTTCTAACGATGGATGAAAAACAACAATTTAATCGAATTCTCGAAAAACTTGTATCCGAAATTGAACCCGAAGTCGCGAAATTTCGAAGCAAGCAATAGGGGCGTCATCTATAGATGCCGAAGGTGGTTACTAGCTGCACGCCTGAATTTCCGGAGAAGGTAGGTTGCGAAAATCAAAGGGGAGCCGTCCCTAAGTCGATGATTTGGGGACGGCTCCCTTTACTGTTTACCTCACTTTTCGCTTGCTATTAATTTTTTTTGGGACAATCCAACGTATTGCAGCGAGTGAATTTCGCCCTACTAATGATACGGTTCACCGCAATCAATCTCCACTGCGAAAAAGTCCGTTTCACCAGTAACTCCAACATCTGATATCTCTCTCTAGTCTCCCACAAAAAAAGAACCCGATCAGCCACCGGCTTCTCGGGTCCCTCATATCTTACTTCGCTTTGCGTTTCAGCATGGCCAGGCCATTGACCGGCAGTTCCAGCTCAGCGGGTGCCTCTGCGCCGGATTCCAGATCGGTATAACCGCGTCCGTCCAGCTGGACTGTCTGTACATCACCGCTGAAATTCTGCACGAAAATATACTCATGCTCGCCGTCTGTGCGCAGCTGTGCAGTTACTCCCACAGGCAGATCAGACTCCAGGGTACGGGTAATACCCGCTTTTGCTGTAATCGCTGCATATAGCTCCACGTAGAACGACAGATCCTTTACGCGCGTAGCCAGATGATACGCCTCACCTGCGCCAAGCTTGTTCACCGTGAGCGCCGGACGACCGGCATAGAAGTCGCTGCGGTAATGGCCTAGCGCCTCTGCACCTTCCAGATGAATCAGCTCCGCAATTTCATGTGCATCGTAGTCACCGGACAGATTCAGAACATTCCCGCTTTCCAGCACCAGACCATTGAGATCGCGGCTATGCAGCCCTTCGGTCTCTTCAGCCCAGATCCCCAGTGTCTTGCGCAGCGGGCCTGGGAAGCCTCCGAGATGACAAAGATCGGTCTCACCGACAACTCCTGACCAGTAGGTAGCCAGGAATGTACCGCCCTGCTCTACATATTGTTCAATCCGCTGCCCGTTCTCTTCACTGATCAGATAGAGCATCGGTGCGATTACCAGCTTATAGCGGGATAGATCATCCCCCGAGCCGATCAAATCGACCGCAATACCCTGCTCCCACAGCGCACGATAATGCTGCAGTACAGTCTCTTCATATTTCAGGCCCGAATTGCGGATACCCTGGGCATCCTTGACCGCCCAGCGGTTATCCCAGTCATACAGGATGGCCGTCTCGGCAGGTGTCGAAGTACCGACTACTTCAGTTAAACCGGCCAGAATCTGACCCACTTCGGCCACATCCTTGAACACCCGGGTCTCGCCATGACCGCTGTGATCGAGTACGGCACCGTGGAACTTCTCACTGGAGCCGCGGCTTTTGCGCCACTGGAAGTACTGCACGGAATCTGAACCATGCGCAACCGCCTGCAGGGATGACAGCTTGTGCATACCCGGCCGCTTCAGCTTGCTCACCGACTGCCAGTTCGTCAGTGATGGCGTGCTCTCCATGAGCAGGAACGGCTTATGTTTGAAGCTGCGGAACAGATCATGATGCATCGCTGTCCAGGCGGCCAGGCGGGCATCGTCGCCGTCCTCGGTGTAGCCCCAGTCCGGATAGGCATCCCAGGAGACCACATCCAGAATTTTGGCCAGTTCACGGTAATCAATTCCGTCGATCATGTGCATATTGGTTGTAACCGGCAGATCCGGGTTGTAGTCCCGTACGGAGTCAATTTCATGCCGGCAGAAATCAATCGTCCGCTCGCTGACAAACCGGCGCCAGTCAAGGTTCAGGCCGTGTACCTGAGTCTCACCGTGCGGAGCCGGGGAATCAATCTGCTCCCATGAAGTGTACGTATGGCTCCAGAAGGTTGCCCACCAGGCATGGTTAAGCTCATCGAGGCTGCCTTTATATTTGACCTTCAGCCATTCCCTGAACGCATTCTGGCAGAGATCACAGTGGCATTCGCCGCCGAACTCATTGGAAATATGCCAGCCGATGACCGCCGGATGATTCGCATAACGCTCGGCCAGCTTGGCGTTGATCAACGCTGTCTTTTCCCGGTAGACCGGTGAAGTGTAGCAGTGGTTATGACGGAAGCCATGCAGATTGCGGACACGGTTCCGTTCGACACGCAGTACCTCAGGATATTTCTCCGACATCCAGGCCGGACGTGCACCGCTTGGAGTCGCCAGGAAGGCATAGATGCCGTTCTCTGCAAAGGAATTCAGTACATTATCCAGCCACTCGAACGTGAACACGCCTTCTTCGGGCTCCAGTGACACCCAGGAGAAAATACCAACAGACATCACATTACAGCCTGCCAGCTTCATTAGCCGGATGTCCTCGCGGAGAACTTCCGGGTATCTTAGCCATTGCTCAGGATTATAGTCGGCTCCGTGCAGCATCACGGGAACCTTGCTGCTGAATGCAGGGGATTTGAGACTCATAATTGGTTATTCATCCTCTCATTATCTTCCATGTTAGGATGGGAATTTTCTCTGATAGATATCATTCAGAGGTCCTGTCCATTTCACGGATATTCATTTATACTATTTATAATATAGGATAAAGGTTTCCTAGCTGTAGGAATAATCTCGCGATTACATAGTACAAAATGAATATGAGGTGAATATTATGCTGCCCTTCTCCCTGGTGGAGCTGCCCCGCAATTCTGATGAATTCCCGCTCTATCCCTACTCGGTCGGCCGCCACATCCAGTACCATCACGTCCGTCCTTCCGGGTTCCCTGTGCATCAGATTTTCCTGATCCGCAGCGGCAGCGGGCTGTTCCGCGACCTTACTGACGGCACCGAGACACTGCTGACCCCCGGCATGGTCTTTGCCTATCCGCCAGACCGGGGGCATGAATATTATCCTCTGTCCCACGAGCCTTGGATTGTCGGGTTTATCGGCTTACTGGGCAGCCAGTCGGGATCTGTGCTTGAGGGGCTGCGCCTGCTGCCCTCCGAGCCCTTTCTTACCGGACGTTTCGAAGAATGCTGGGAGGCCATCGCGGAAATCTGGCATACCGTGGACAAGCATAATGCCGCACGTCTGGATGAGCAGACCATGCAGGAGCTGTCTGTCACGCTGTACAGGCTAGTGCTGATGCTGCGGCGCAGTGAGCCGGGCGACAATCATGCTAACCGTCCGGAGGCCGAAACGGTCCGTAACGAGGCACTGCAAAAGGCCGTCCGCCTGATCAACGAGCATTTTACCGAACCGCTGCTGATTGCCAATCTTGCTGCCGCCGTAGGGTATTCCGTGCAGCATTTCCAGCGCCTGTTCCTGCAGGAATACGGTGTCACTCCGCATAAATATCTGCAGAACCTGCGGCTGCAGCGCGCGCTGCAGATGATTACCGAAAGCCCGCAGCGGCCGGTACAGGATCTCGCACTGAACGTCGGCATGGAGACCAATTATTTTATCCGTGTTTTCCGTAAGACTTACGGTTGTACACCGGGTGTCATGCGCAGCAGGCTTAGTGGTGAGCGGGATATTCCTTTAACGTAGTTTATCAGGAAATTAATGTATCGCCACTGGCTTTATCAGGGTGTTTAGACGCATTCAGCAGCACCACACCGCCGATAATTGCGGCAATCCCGATAAAGGATACGACCGTAAAAGGATCGCCCCAGATGAGCACCCCGATCAGTGCAGTGACTGCGGTGCCAACGCCTGACCATACCGCATATGCGAAGCTTAACGGAATGACTTTTAGACTCATCGATAAGAAATAAAAAGATAAACCCATCCCCATAATCACGCCTATGCCAGGCAGCAGATTGGTAAAGCCATCCGATAATTTAAGCATCGTTGTACCGAATATTTCGCAGCAAATGGCCAGCGCCAGGTAGATATAACTTTTCATACGGTACTTCCCCCTCCCCTGCCGTTAATGAGTGCCGCCGGAAGCAAGCTTCAAAGTAATCACACCGCCGATAATCAGCAGCAATCCGAGTATTTTTTTGATATTCATCCGCTCTTTGTAGACGAATACCCCCACCATTGCCGTTAACGCCGTACCGACCCCGGACCAGATGGCATAGGCGGTGCCGAGAGAAATCGACTGGAGTGCCAGGGATAAGAAATAGAAGGCTGACCCCAGACCCGCCAGTACACCCAGGGAGGGAAACAGCCTTTTGAATCCGTTGGATAATTTGAGCAGCGAACTGCCGCAGACCTCAGAGACAATGGCAATAGCCAACCATACAAAAGGGTTCACAATCCTTTTCCTCCTAATTCGTCATTTTCAGCAGCTCCTGAATGACTTTTTCGCGCAGCTCTGCGTCCAGATTCCCCAAGGAGAACATTTCGGAGAACCAGAGGCCGTCAGCAGCCAATCTTACAATGGTGGACCGCACAGGGTCGATCCCGTCATTCTCGATATCTTTTTGCCACAGCGCATACTGTTCCTGCAGTTTTCCGAGCAGCTCCGGCTTGCTGAAAAGTGACGCGGTAAGCGCGGTGCTGATCCCGCTCTCCTCCTGAATATCAAAAGCTACCGATTCCGTGTACGCCCTGCTCCACTTTCCCTTATCTTCAAAAGCATTTGCGGCTCGATCCTGAACATCGGCGACAAAACAATCCGTCAGTTCTTCGACTAACCCTTGAATTAAAGCATTTTTATTCGGAAAATGATGAAGCAGTCCGCCTTTGCTCACGCCCGCTTCCTTAGCCACCGCTTCGAGGGTAAGCTTCTCTACCCCCTGGCTCCTAATGACGGATGAAGCGGCTGTCAAAATAACAGACCGTTTCGAATTGCTGTTCATCTGCATCACCTCTGTATTTAGTATACCGTCCGGACGGTTTTGAAGTCAAAATAAATCACTGCTGAGTACATGAAAAAAAGTCGGCTGCCTTCCGGGCCTTAAGCTTCCAAGGTCCGGCGGACAGCC encodes:
- a CDS encoding DMT family transporter, whose amino-acid sequence is MKSYIYLALAICCEIFGTTMLKLSDGFTNLLPGIGVIMGMGLSFYFLSMSLKVIPLSFAYAVWSGVGTAVTALIGVLIWGDPFTVVSFIGIAAIIGGVVLLNASKHPDKASGDTLIS
- a CDS encoding helix-turn-helix domain-containing protein translates to MLPFSLVELPRNSDEFPLYPYSVGRHIQYHHVRPSGFPVHQIFLIRSGSGLFRDLTDGTETLLTPGMVFAYPPDRGHEYYPLSHEPWIVGFIGLLGSQSGSVLEGLRLLPSEPFLTGRFEECWEAIAEIWHTVDKHNAARLDEQTMQELSVTLYRLVLMLRRSEPGDNHANRPEAETVRNEALQKAVRLINEHFTEPLLIANLAAAVGYSVQHFQRLFLQEYGVTPHKYLQNLRLQRALQMITESPQRPVQDLALNVGMETNYFIRVFRKTYGCTPGVMRSRLSGERDIPLT
- a CDS encoding DMT family transporter; translated protein: MNPFVWLAIAIVSEVCGSSLLKLSNGFKRLFPSLGVLAGLGSAFYFLSLALQSISLGTAYAIWSGVGTALTAMVGVFVYKERMNIKKILGLLLIIGGVITLKLASGGTH
- a CDS encoding MarR family winged helix-turn-helix transcriptional regulator — encoded protein: MIVDEKQLNVDITTNFMKYNDLLTAFLKENILKGGSMFTSLNRGQGKILSILQQTPSISQKELVNQLDMRPQSASEMIKKLEKKGFIERYKSEEDQRVMMITLTKAGKVVLNQTGDFQPVFLNVLTMDEKQQFNRILEKLVSEIEPEVAKFRSKQ
- a CDS encoding TetR/AcrR family transcriptional regulator; amino-acid sequence: MNSNSKRSVILTAASSVIRSQGVEKLTLEAVAKEAGVSKGGLLHHFPNKNALIQGLVEELTDCFVADVQDRAANAFEDKGKWSRAYTESVAFDIQEESGISTALTASLFSKPELLGKLQEQYALWQKDIENDGIDPVRSTIVRLAADGLWFSEMFSLGNLDAELREKVIQELLKMTN
- a CDS encoding beta-galactosidase; protein product: MSLKSPAFSSKVPVMLHGADYNPEQWLRYPEVLREDIRLMKLAGCNVMSVGIFSWVSLEPEEGVFTFEWLDNVLNSFAENGIYAFLATPSGARPAWMSEKYPEVLRVERNRVRNLHGFRHNHCYTSPVYREKTALINAKLAERYANHPAVIGWHISNEFGGECHCDLCQNAFREWLKVKYKGSLDELNHAWWATFWSHTYTSWEQIDSPAPHGETQVHGLNLDWRRFVSERTIDFCRHEIDSVRDYNPDLPVTTNMHMIDGIDYRELAKILDVVSWDAYPDWGYTEDGDDARLAAWTAMHHDLFRSFKHKPFLLMESTPSLTNWQSVSKLKRPGMHKLSSLQAVAHGSDSVQYFQWRKSRGSSEKFHGAVLDHSGHGETRVFKDVAEVGQILAGLTEVVGTSTPAETAILYDWDNRWAVKDAQGIRNSGLKYEETVLQHYRALWEQGIAVDLIGSGDDLSRYKLVIAPMLYLISEENGQRIEQYVEQGGTFLATYWSGVVGETDLCHLGGFPGPLRKTLGIWAEETEGLHSRDLNGLVLESGNVLNLSGDYDAHEIAELIHLEGAEALGHYRSDFYAGRPALTVNKLGAGEAYHLATRVKDLSFYVELYAAITAKAGITRTLESDLPVGVTAQLRTDGEHEYIFVQNFSGDVQTVQLDGRGYTDLESGAEAPAELELPVNGLAMLKRKAK